From a region of the Sesamum indicum cultivar Zhongzhi No. 13 linkage group LG3, S_indicum_v1.0, whole genome shotgun sequence genome:
- the LOC105159441 gene encoding NAD(P)H-quinone oxidoreductase subunit M, chloroplastic has product MKQTRTLTRDPLSTSKQRGPKQFGSSIPHFVEPRLRRTIPSMAAASTYMASTSFSMLGWTSAKKSLSKRSGFLISAQQADIQEEVNQTETEADNMKQKPQSQAATVKPRPVEPQLNVKSKNMGREYGGQWLSCTTRHVRIYAAYIDPETCEFDQTQMDKLTLILDPTDEFVWTDETCNKVYSYFQELVDHYEGAPLTEYTLRLIGSDIEHYIRKLLYEGEIQYNMDARVLNFSMGKPRVGFNYDGQLHDVKN; this is encoded by the exons ATGAAACAAACAAGGACCCTCACACGAGACCCCTTATCCACAAGTAAACAGAGAGGACCTAAACAATTTGGCTCATCTATCCCACACTTTGTGGAACCTAGGCTCCGCAGAACAATACCATCAATGGCTGCAGCATCGACCTACATGGCTTCCACCAGCTTCTCCATGCTGGGATGGACAAGTGCGAAGAAATCACTTAGCAAGAGAAGTGGATTCTTGATTTCAGCTCAACAAGCAGATATACAGGAAGAGGTTAACCAGACAGAAACAGAAGCAGATAACATGAAGCAGAAACCGCAGTCGCAGGCGGCTACTGTGAAGCCAAGGCCAGTAGAGCCACAATTGAATGTGAAGAGCAAAAACATGGGCAGAGAATACGGAGGGCAATGGCTGAGCTGCACCACCAGACATGTTAGGATATATGCAGCCTATATTGACCCGGAGACGTGCGAATTTGATCAGACTCAAATGGATAAGCTCACTCTTATCCTTGATCCAACAGATGAGTTTGTGTGGACGGATGAGACTTGCAATAAAGTTTACTCTTACTTCCAGGAGCTTGTTGATCACTATGAG GGAGCTCCACTGACGGAATATACGCTTCGCCTGATAGGTTCTGACATAGAGCACTACATCAGGAAGTTGCTTTATGAAGGAGAAATTCAGTATAACATGGATGCAAGAGTCTTGAATTTCAGCATGGGAAAACCACGTGTGGGATTCAATTATGATGGCCAACTGCATGATGTGAAAAACTGA
- the LOC105159443 gene encoding histone-lysine N-methyltransferase ASHH2 isoform X1, protein MFAETSSGENAGEIKEESFVVDPDFDIGKMSVSPVPYESLCLEPVESSSKMVLSDVLDADVLLSAFDSFSFADLPQQRNEIAKNSIETDAVGSICDADPPGQIAEEGKDTCKFDSSDCDGITEPSSHENCGTGVVDEIDKAQEPHHPLIVYTSSRRKSVRNTITKLNQNNESRKPSRNCRRITKKNSALDLNSLQISRRKRSLFSKPARSSVWGYLGSILPAFEEHNGLDLNLDKKKLKGARGGQGKRNAIRDQTGRKSVRKSCTPTGHISLKIKIGNQSCGMVNFNAPGNSNHGLPDTLESKFGEEVPGGMVLPHERNLEKMASSDTSILGSHIDVNGIVENSSTSGDVHQISSQEEGDNLGPSTENRCSDPGTSPDSEVINSVSDAPLFEKGLQNMQDSLIMPMEMRNEECFTSTVPDVSFGNVSSLSFPRMKSKKGKKKDKHDQLGDCSLESQQTGVETRRNAKAPAELGSGQEVVGVSYCHDASMSATVKPKGVSNDTLCCSSMADPGTPFITAKGCAGAEMNPSPGLVAAIESDSQAGDKLIPFKNRQKFPKSSKAMGRHAGRCGVLDLPRKKDKTFRKKGDKNNLVGEHQIAEKGGGSGALGGAESHLTEGNEASYDLGETGDLSKDLSGPAISFEFPSGGQRDQYVPPRNAWVLCDDCQKWRRIPATLADQIEETNCGWTCKDNMDKDFADCSIPQEKSNSEINEELEISDASCEEDACDALLKSSPDQSKVAQQSSWSLIKSNLFLHRSRKNQTIDEVMVCHCKPPADGRMGCGAKCLNRMLNIECVQGTCPCGEFCSNQQFQKRKYAKLKWFRCGKKGFGLQALDNISEGQFLIEYVGEVLDMHAYQKRQREYALQGHRHFYFMTLNGSEVIDASAKGNLGRFINHSCDPNCRTEKWMVNGEVCVGLFALRDIKKGEEVTFDYNYVRVFGAAAKKCVCGSPNCRGYIGGDPTNSEVIVQDDSDDEYAEPVMICEDREMNGDWNDIMSISLHDGENGSPNEPPQSIHGIKKLVNAASQFESTTSETLIQKAGVNSASTDGRFKTSTATAVEDMMVQDIYDPDISVGNSATSNAAFRPLDANRDAGECLNTSASAPCKVESQGALPVMDCPVQLIDVSFQSEGSTNKAMPSAFRSAHGSDITTTVAPSKSQPDTVESKRKLKSGTLGGKEEIAKSDSIAKARHSSSSIKKGKLKSIVNSKGTQDMDKSNAASAKPKKLPDLSLNSQVEAVEDKLNELLDTEGGISKRKDASRGYLKLLFLTAASGANGHGEAIQSNRDLSMILDALLKTKSRTVLVDIINKNGLQMLHNIMKRYRKEFIKTPILRKLLKVLEYLAMREILTLEHITGGPPCPGVESFKDSILTLTEHVDKQVHQIARNFRDRWIPRSHRKSCFAETDDWKTEFHQRLSHGRSSLSYDHWNDRAGKPAEATECFNTQKIAPGTAEASTLDHLFASGSSSGTNGTRTRKRKSRWDNPAEEHLHPKIMSNLLGDGKPNNDEDIPPGFSPPCIDSMVPANVSSAAPTHQERDTSINHPFDVVLGDSQQRFIARMPVSYGVPSSVMQQFGVRQAETAEVWTVAPGLPFHPFPPLPPYARNTGDPPTVAAKCASLSEPAEKSEQVTCNSVTHHSGQKHMTTHSVDPPEINISFANDRPEFQREGGSSLGRKYFRQQKWNPSKLVPPWVRMRNSWGYGGNTRNGVPGVCSGNGANQFRNSYNSEEFNWRGEF, encoded by the exons ATGTTTGCTGAGACATCATCTGGTGAAAATGCTGGTGAAATCAAGGAAGAGTCGTTTGTGGTTGATCCTGATTTTGACATTGGAAAAATGTCTGTTTCCCCAGTACCTTATGAATCCCTTTGTCTGGAACCTGTTGAATCATCGTCAAAAATGGTGTTGTCAGATGTTTTAGATGCTGATGTTCTTCTTTCAGCTTTTGATTCCTTCAGCTTTGCAGATCTTCCCCAGCAGAGGAATGAGATAGCAAAAAACAGCATTGAAACTGATGCTGTTGGTTCCATTTGTGATGCTGATCCACCTGGACAGATAGCTGAAGAGGGAAAAGATACTTGTAAATTTGATTCTTCTGACTGTGATGGTATTACTGAACCATCTTCACATGAAAATTGTGGCACTGGGGTTGTGGATGAAATTGACAAAGCCCAGGAACCACATCATCCTCTAATTGTGTATACATCTTCACGGAGGAAGAGTGTTCGCAATACAATTACTAAATTGAATCAAAACAATGAGTCCCGAAAACCATCAAGAAATTGTAGGAggataacaaaaaaaaactcagCGTTAGATTTAAATTCCTTGCAgatttcaagaagaaaaagaagtttaTTCTCCAAGCCGGCTCGATCTTCTGTTTGGGGATATCTGGGAAGTATCTTACCAGCTTTTGAAGAACACAATGGGCTTGACCTGAATTTAGATAAGAAAAAACTGAAAGGAGCAAGAGGTGGTCAAGGAAAGAGGAATGCTATCAGGGACCAGACAGGTCGAAAATCGGTCCGGAAAAGCTGCACTCCAACTGGTCACATATCTTTGAAGATTAAAATTGGCAATCAGAGCTGTGGGATGGTTAACTTTAATGCACCTGGGAACAGCAATCATGGTTTACCTGACACTTTGGAAAGCAAGTTTGGGGAAGAAGTGCCTGGAGGTATGGTATTGCCACATGAAAGAAACTTGGAGAAGATGGCATCTTCTGATACTTCCATTTTGGGATCACATATTGATGTCAACGGCATTGTTGAAAATTCATCTACTTCAGGTGATGTCCATCAAATTAGCAGCCAGGAGGAGGGAGATAATTTGGGACCTTCCACTGAAAACAGGTGTTCAGATCCAGGAACTTCACCTGATTCAGAAGTTATAAACTCTGTTTCTGATGCTCCACTTTTTGAAAAAGGCTTACAAAATATGCAAGATAGTCTAATTATGCCTATGGAAATGAGAAACGAGGAATGCTTCACAAGCACTGTTCCTGATGTTTCTTTTGGGAATGTTTCAAGTTTGAGTTTCCCAAGGATGAAATctaagaaaggaaagaagaaagataagCACGATCAATTAGGTGATTGCAGCCTGGAAAGCCAGCAAACTGGTGTAGAAACCAGAAGAAATGCTAAAGCACCCGCAGAACTCGGATCAGGACAGGAAGTGGTTGGTGTCTCTTATTGTCATGATGCTTCCATGAGTGCAACTGTAAAACCAAAGGGAGTTTCCAACGATACTTTATGCTGTTCAAGCATGGCTGATCCTGGAACTCCTTTTATTACAGCAAAAGGATGTGCTGGTGCTGAAATGAATCCTTCTCCAGGGCTTGTTGCTGCAATTGAGTCAGACTCACAGGCTGGTGATAAATTGATTCCTTTCAAGAATAGGCAAAAATTCCCTAAATCTTCTAAAGCAATGGGACGGCATGCTGGCCGGTGTGGTGTCTTGGATTTACCCAGGAAGAAAGACAAAACCTTCAGAAAGAAGGgggataaaaataatttagtaggTGAGCATCAAATTGCTGAGAAGGGTGGTGGTAGTGGCGCCCTTGGTGGAGCTGAAAGTCATCTGACAGAAG GAAATGAAGCATCATATGATCTTGGAGAAACTGGAGACCTGAGCAAGGATTTAAGTGGACCAGCAATCAGCTTCGAATTTCCATCTGGTGGGCAGAGGGATCAATATGTTCCACCAAGGAATGCATGGGTGCTTTGTGACGACTGCCAAAAATGGCGGAGGATACCAGCTACACTTGCAGATCAAATTGAAGAAACAAACTGTGGATg GACTTGCAAAGATAACATGGATAAAGACTTTGCTGACTGTTCTATTCCTCAAGAGAAGTCAAATTCAGAAATCAATGAAGAGCTGGAAATATCTGATGCTTCTTGTGAGGAAGATGCCTGTGATGCCTTGCTGAAGTCTAGTCCAGACCAATCAAAGG TTGCTCAACAGTCATCTTGGTCACTTATTAAGTCAAACTTGTTTCTGCATCGAAGCCGCAAAAATCAGACCATTGATGAG GTGATGGTGTGCCATTGCAAACCACCAGCAGATGGTAGAATGGGCTGTGGAGCTAAATGTTTGAACAGAATGCTCAACATTGAGTGTGTTCAAGGAACTTGCCCATGTGGTGAATTTTGTTCAAATCAACAA TTCCAAAAACGCAAATATGCTAAATTGAAGTGGTTTAGATGTGGAAAGAAGGGTTTTGGCCTTCAAGCTCTTGACAATATCTCTGAAGGACAGTTCCTCATCGAATATGTTGGAGAG GTACTTGATATGCATGCTTATCAAAAGAGGCAGAGAGAGTATGCTTTGCAGGGGCATAGACATTTTTACTTCATGACACTGAATGGGAGTGAG GTAATTGATGCATCTGCCAAAGGCAATTTGGGTCGGTTTATAAACCATAGTTGCGATCCTAACTGCCGCACAGAAAAG TGGATGGTGAATGGAGAAGTCTGTGTTGGACTTTTTGCTCTTAGGGATATTAAGAAG GGTGAAGAAGTTACATTTGATTACAATTATGTACGCGTGTTTGGTGCTGCCGCGAAAAAATGTGTATGTGGCTCACCTAATTGTCGGGGCTATATAGGCGGTGATCCAACAAATTCAGAAGTAATTGTGCAGGATGATTCAGATGATGAATACGCAGAACCTGTTATGATCTGTGAAGATAGAGAGATGAATGGCGATTGGAATGACATAATGTCAATTTCTTTGCACGATGGAGAAAATGGAAGTCCAAATGAACCGCCTCAAAGCATACATGGAATAAAGAAACTGGTTAATGCTGCCAGTCAATTTGAGAGCACCACTTCAGAAACTTTAATTCAAAAAGCAGGTGTTAATTCAGCATCCACTGATGGACGCTTTAAGACTTCAACTGCTACAGCGGTCGAGGACATGATGGTTCAAGATATATATGATCCTGACATTTCTGTTGGTAATAGTGCTACTTCTAATGCTGCTTTTAGACCTTTGGATGCTAACAGAGATGCTGGAGAGTGCTTGAATACCTCTGCATCAGCTCCTTGTAAGGTTGAATCTCAAGGCGCCCTTCCCGTAATGGATTGTCCTGTCCAACTCATTGATGTTTCTTTCCAGTCAGAAGGTTCAACGAACAAAGCAATGCCTTCGGCTTTTCGCTCTGCTCATGGATCAGACATTACCACTACTGTAGCACCTAGTAAATCGCAGCCTGATACAGTGGAATCTAAGAGAAAACTTAAATCTGGTACACTGGGGGGAAAGGAGGAAATAGCAAAGTCTGATTCTATTGCTAAGGCTCGTCATTCATCATCTTCAATTAAGAAGGGGAAACTTAAATCAATTGTGAATAGCAAAGGAACTCAGGATATGGATAAGTCAAATGCAGCATCCGCTAAACCTAAAAAGTTACCTGACCTATCCTTAAACAGTCAAGTTGAAGCAG TTGAGGACAAACTGAATGAGTTGCTTGATACTGAAGGGGGAATAAGCAAGCGAAAA GATGCTTCCAGAGGTTACTTGAAGCTTCTGTTTCTAACAGCTGCATCCGGGGCTAATGGCCATGGTGAAGCTATTCAGAG TAATCGAGATCTTTCGATGATCTTGGATGCACTCTTGAAGACAAAATCTCGGACTGTTCTGGTTGACATAATCAACAAGAATG GTTTGCAGATGTTGCACAACATAATGAAGCGGTACAGAAAGGAGTTTATTAAAACTCCAATTCTGCGCAAGCTTCTTAAG GTACTTGAGTATCTGGCTATGAGAGAGATTCTTACTTTGGAGCACATAACTGGAGGTCCACCTTGTCCAGGAGTGGAGAG CTTTAAAGATTCGATATTGACGCTGACGGAACATGTTGACAAACAG GTCCATCAAATTGCCCGAAACTTCAGGGATAGGTGGATTCCAAGGTCTCACAGGAAAAGTTGCTTTGCGGAAACAGATGATTGGAAGACAGAATTTCATCAGCGTTTAAGCCATGGTAGGTCATCTTTGTCATACGATCATTGGAATGACCGAGCTGGAAAACCAGCAGAAGCAACAGAATGTTTTAACACACAGAAAATTGCACCGGGTACTGCTGAAGCTTCCACCTTAGACCACTTGTTTGCTTCAGGCTCTAGTTCTGGAACCAATGGTACAAGAACGCGCAAGCGCAAGAGTCGATGGGATAACCCGGCGGAGGAGCACCTGCATCCCAAAATTATGTCCAATTTGTTGGGTGATGGAAAGCCAAACAATGACGAGGATATCCCTCCGGGGTTTTCACCTCCCTGTATCGACTCCATGGTTCCAGCTAATGTATCTTCAGCTGCTCCTACTCACCAAGAGAGAGATACTAGCATAAACCATCCTTTCGATGTAGTATTGGGAGATTCACAGCAAAGATTCATTGCGCGGATGCCTGTCTCCTATGGTGTTCCCTCTTCTGTCATGCAGCAATTTGGCGTCCGTCAAGCAGAAACTGCCGAGGTTTGGACTGTAGCTCCAGGTTTGCCATTCCACCCATTTCCTCCATTGCCTCCCTATGCCCGTAACACTGGAGACCCACCAACTGTGGCTGCTAAATGTGCATCATTGAGTGAACCTGCagaaaagtcggaacaagTTACCTGTAATAGTGTTACTCATCATTCTGGCCAAAAACATATGACCACACATAGTGTGGATCCACCAGAAATTAACATTTCATTTGCAAATGACCGGCCAGAATTTCAGCGAGAAGGGGGTTCTAGCTTgggaagaaaatattttagacaGCAAAAGTGGAATCCATCTAAATTAGTGCCTCCATGGGTGCGGATGAGAAACAGTTGGGGATACGGGGGGAACACAAGAAATGGTGTGCCTGGTGTATGTTCAGGAAATGGAGCAAATCAGTTTAGGAATTCATACAACTCGGAGGAGTTTAACTGGAGAGGAGAATTTTAA
- the LOC105159443 gene encoding histone-lysine N-methyltransferase ASHH2 isoform X2, giving the protein MFAETSSGENAGEIKEESFVVDPDFDIGKMSVSPVPYESLCLEPVESSSKMVLSDVLDADVLLSAFDSFSFADLPQQRNEIAKNSIETDAVGSICDADPPGQIAEEGKDTCKFDSSDCDGITEPSSHENCGTGVVDEIDKAQEPHHPLIVYTSSRRKSVRNTITKLNQNNESRKPSRNCRRITKKNSALDLNSLQISRRKRSLFSKPARSSVWGYLGSILPAFEEHNGLDLNLDKKKLKGARGGQGKRNAIRDQTGRKSVRKSCTPTGHISLKIKIGNQSCGMVNFNAPGNSNHGLPDTLESKFGEEVPGGMVLPHERNLEKMASSDTSILGSHIDVNGIVENSSTSGDVHQISSQEEGDNLGPSTENRCSDPGTSPDSEVINSVSDAPLFEKGLQNMQDSLIMPMEMRNEECFTSTVPDVSFGNVSSLSFPRMKSKKGKKKDKHDQLGDCSLESQQTGVETRRNAKAPAELGSGQEVVGVSYCHDASMSATVKPKGVSNDTLCCSSMADPGTPFITAKGCAGAEMNPSPGLVAAIESDSQAGDKLIPFKNRQKFPKSSKAMGRHAGRCGVLDLPRKKDKTFRKKGDKNNLVGEHQIAEKGGGSGALGGAESHLTEGNEASYDLGETGDLSKDLSGPAISFEFPSGGQRDQYVPPRNAWVLCDDCQKWRRIPATLADQIEETNCGWTCKDNMDKDFADCSIPQEKSNSEINEELEISDASCEEDACDALLKSSPDQSKVAQQSSWSLIKSNLFLHRSRKNQTIDEVMVCHCKPPADGRMGCGAKCLNRMLNIECVQGTCPCGEFCSNQQFQKRKYAKLKWFRCGKKGFGLQALDNISEGQFLIEYVGEVLDMHAYQKRQREYALQGHRHFYFMTLNGSEVIDASAKGNLGRFINHSCDPNCRTEKWMVNGEVCVGLFALRDIKKGEEVTFDYNYVRVFGAAAKKCVCGSPNCRGYIGGDPTNSEVIVQDDSDDEYAEPVMICEDREMNGDWNDIMSISLHDGENGSPNEPPQSIHGIKKLVNAASQFESTTSETLIQKAGVNSASTDGRFKTSTATAVEDMMVQDIYDPDISVGNSATSNAAFRPLDANRDAGECLNTSASAPCKVESQGALPVMDCPVQLIDVSFQSEGSTNKAMPSAFRSAHGSDITTTVAPSKSQPDTVESKRKLKSGTLGGKEEIAKSDSIAKARHSSSSIKKGKLKSIVNSKGTQDMDKSNAASAKPKKLPDLSLNSQVEAVEDKLNELLDTEGGISKRKDASRGYLKLLFLTAASGANGHGEAIQSNRDLSMILDALLKTKSRTVLVDIINKNGLQMLHNIMKRYRKEFIKTPILRKLLKVLEYLAMREILTLEHITGGPPCPGVESFKDSILTLTEHVDKQVHQIARNFRDRWIPRSHRKSCFAETDDWKTEFHQRLSHGSSSGTNGTRTRKRKSRWDNPAEEHLHPKIMSNLLGDGKPNNDEDIPPGFSPPCIDSMVPANVSSAAPTHQERDTSINHPFDVVLGDSQQRFIARMPVSYGVPSSVMQQFGVRQAETAEVWTVAPGLPFHPFPPLPPYARNTGDPPTVAAKCASLSEPAEKSEQVTCNSVTHHSGQKHMTTHSVDPPEINISFANDRPEFQREGGSSLGRKYFRQQKWNPSKLVPPWVRMRNSWGYGGNTRNGVPGVCSGNGANQFRNSYNSEEFNWRGEF; this is encoded by the exons ATGTTTGCTGAGACATCATCTGGTGAAAATGCTGGTGAAATCAAGGAAGAGTCGTTTGTGGTTGATCCTGATTTTGACATTGGAAAAATGTCTGTTTCCCCAGTACCTTATGAATCCCTTTGTCTGGAACCTGTTGAATCATCGTCAAAAATGGTGTTGTCAGATGTTTTAGATGCTGATGTTCTTCTTTCAGCTTTTGATTCCTTCAGCTTTGCAGATCTTCCCCAGCAGAGGAATGAGATAGCAAAAAACAGCATTGAAACTGATGCTGTTGGTTCCATTTGTGATGCTGATCCACCTGGACAGATAGCTGAAGAGGGAAAAGATACTTGTAAATTTGATTCTTCTGACTGTGATGGTATTACTGAACCATCTTCACATGAAAATTGTGGCACTGGGGTTGTGGATGAAATTGACAAAGCCCAGGAACCACATCATCCTCTAATTGTGTATACATCTTCACGGAGGAAGAGTGTTCGCAATACAATTACTAAATTGAATCAAAACAATGAGTCCCGAAAACCATCAAGAAATTGTAGGAggataacaaaaaaaaactcagCGTTAGATTTAAATTCCTTGCAgatttcaagaagaaaaagaagtttaTTCTCCAAGCCGGCTCGATCTTCTGTTTGGGGATATCTGGGAAGTATCTTACCAGCTTTTGAAGAACACAATGGGCTTGACCTGAATTTAGATAAGAAAAAACTGAAAGGAGCAAGAGGTGGTCAAGGAAAGAGGAATGCTATCAGGGACCAGACAGGTCGAAAATCGGTCCGGAAAAGCTGCACTCCAACTGGTCACATATCTTTGAAGATTAAAATTGGCAATCAGAGCTGTGGGATGGTTAACTTTAATGCACCTGGGAACAGCAATCATGGTTTACCTGACACTTTGGAAAGCAAGTTTGGGGAAGAAGTGCCTGGAGGTATGGTATTGCCACATGAAAGAAACTTGGAGAAGATGGCATCTTCTGATACTTCCATTTTGGGATCACATATTGATGTCAACGGCATTGTTGAAAATTCATCTACTTCAGGTGATGTCCATCAAATTAGCAGCCAGGAGGAGGGAGATAATTTGGGACCTTCCACTGAAAACAGGTGTTCAGATCCAGGAACTTCACCTGATTCAGAAGTTATAAACTCTGTTTCTGATGCTCCACTTTTTGAAAAAGGCTTACAAAATATGCAAGATAGTCTAATTATGCCTATGGAAATGAGAAACGAGGAATGCTTCACAAGCACTGTTCCTGATGTTTCTTTTGGGAATGTTTCAAGTTTGAGTTTCCCAAGGATGAAATctaagaaaggaaagaagaaagataagCACGATCAATTAGGTGATTGCAGCCTGGAAAGCCAGCAAACTGGTGTAGAAACCAGAAGAAATGCTAAAGCACCCGCAGAACTCGGATCAGGACAGGAAGTGGTTGGTGTCTCTTATTGTCATGATGCTTCCATGAGTGCAACTGTAAAACCAAAGGGAGTTTCCAACGATACTTTATGCTGTTCAAGCATGGCTGATCCTGGAACTCCTTTTATTACAGCAAAAGGATGTGCTGGTGCTGAAATGAATCCTTCTCCAGGGCTTGTTGCTGCAATTGAGTCAGACTCACAGGCTGGTGATAAATTGATTCCTTTCAAGAATAGGCAAAAATTCCCTAAATCTTCTAAAGCAATGGGACGGCATGCTGGCCGGTGTGGTGTCTTGGATTTACCCAGGAAGAAAGACAAAACCTTCAGAAAGAAGGgggataaaaataatttagtaggTGAGCATCAAATTGCTGAGAAGGGTGGTGGTAGTGGCGCCCTTGGTGGAGCTGAAAGTCATCTGACAGAAG GAAATGAAGCATCATATGATCTTGGAGAAACTGGAGACCTGAGCAAGGATTTAAGTGGACCAGCAATCAGCTTCGAATTTCCATCTGGTGGGCAGAGGGATCAATATGTTCCACCAAGGAATGCATGGGTGCTTTGTGACGACTGCCAAAAATGGCGGAGGATACCAGCTACACTTGCAGATCAAATTGAAGAAACAAACTGTGGATg GACTTGCAAAGATAACATGGATAAAGACTTTGCTGACTGTTCTATTCCTCAAGAGAAGTCAAATTCAGAAATCAATGAAGAGCTGGAAATATCTGATGCTTCTTGTGAGGAAGATGCCTGTGATGCCTTGCTGAAGTCTAGTCCAGACCAATCAAAGG TTGCTCAACAGTCATCTTGGTCACTTATTAAGTCAAACTTGTTTCTGCATCGAAGCCGCAAAAATCAGACCATTGATGAG GTGATGGTGTGCCATTGCAAACCACCAGCAGATGGTAGAATGGGCTGTGGAGCTAAATGTTTGAACAGAATGCTCAACATTGAGTGTGTTCAAGGAACTTGCCCATGTGGTGAATTTTGTTCAAATCAACAA TTCCAAAAACGCAAATATGCTAAATTGAAGTGGTTTAGATGTGGAAAGAAGGGTTTTGGCCTTCAAGCTCTTGACAATATCTCTGAAGGACAGTTCCTCATCGAATATGTTGGAGAG GTACTTGATATGCATGCTTATCAAAAGAGGCAGAGAGAGTATGCTTTGCAGGGGCATAGACATTTTTACTTCATGACACTGAATGGGAGTGAG GTAATTGATGCATCTGCCAAAGGCAATTTGGGTCGGTTTATAAACCATAGTTGCGATCCTAACTGCCGCACAGAAAAG TGGATGGTGAATGGAGAAGTCTGTGTTGGACTTTTTGCTCTTAGGGATATTAAGAAG GGTGAAGAAGTTACATTTGATTACAATTATGTACGCGTGTTTGGTGCTGCCGCGAAAAAATGTGTATGTGGCTCACCTAATTGTCGGGGCTATATAGGCGGTGATCCAACAAATTCAGAAGTAATTGTGCAGGATGATTCAGATGATGAATACGCAGAACCTGTTATGATCTGTGAAGATAGAGAGATGAATGGCGATTGGAATGACATAATGTCAATTTCTTTGCACGATGGAGAAAATGGAAGTCCAAATGAACCGCCTCAAAGCATACATGGAATAAAGAAACTGGTTAATGCTGCCAGTCAATTTGAGAGCACCACTTCAGAAACTTTAATTCAAAAAGCAGGTGTTAATTCAGCATCCACTGATGGACGCTTTAAGACTTCAACTGCTACAGCGGTCGAGGACATGATGGTTCAAGATATATATGATCCTGACATTTCTGTTGGTAATAGTGCTACTTCTAATGCTGCTTTTAGACCTTTGGATGCTAACAGAGATGCTGGAGAGTGCTTGAATACCTCTGCATCAGCTCCTTGTAAGGTTGAATCTCAAGGCGCCCTTCCCGTAATGGATTGTCCTGTCCAACTCATTGATGTTTCTTTCCAGTCAGAAGGTTCAACGAACAAAGCAATGCCTTCGGCTTTTCGCTCTGCTCATGGATCAGACATTACCACTACTGTAGCACCTAGTAAATCGCAGCCTGATACAGTGGAATCTAAGAGAAAACTTAAATCTGGTACACTGGGGGGAAAGGAGGAAATAGCAAAGTCTGATTCTATTGCTAAGGCTCGTCATTCATCATCTTCAATTAAGAAGGGGAAACTTAAATCAATTGTGAATAGCAAAGGAACTCAGGATATGGATAAGTCAAATGCAGCATCCGCTAAACCTAAAAAGTTACCTGACCTATCCTTAAACAGTCAAGTTGAAGCAG TTGAGGACAAACTGAATGAGTTGCTTGATACTGAAGGGGGAATAAGCAAGCGAAAA GATGCTTCCAGAGGTTACTTGAAGCTTCTGTTTCTAACAGCTGCATCCGGGGCTAATGGCCATGGTGAAGCTATTCAGAG TAATCGAGATCTTTCGATGATCTTGGATGCACTCTTGAAGACAAAATCTCGGACTGTTCTGGTTGACATAATCAACAAGAATG GTTTGCAGATGTTGCACAACATAATGAAGCGGTACAGAAAGGAGTTTATTAAAACTCCAATTCTGCGCAAGCTTCTTAAG GTACTTGAGTATCTGGCTATGAGAGAGATTCTTACTTTGGAGCACATAACTGGAGGTCCACCTTGTCCAGGAGTGGAGAG CTTTAAAGATTCGATATTGACGCTGACGGAACATGTTGACAAACAG GTCCATCAAATTGCCCGAAACTTCAGGGATAGGTGGATTCCAAGGTCTCACAGGAAAAGTTGCTTTGCGGAAACAGATGATTGGAAGACAGAATTTCATCAGCGTTTAAGCCATG GCTCTAGTTCTGGAACCAATGGTACAAGAACGCGCAAGCGCAAGAGTCGATGGGATAACCCGGCGGAGGAGCACCTGCATCCCAAAATTATGTCCAATTTGTTGGGTGATGGAAAGCCAAACAATGACGAGGATATCCCTCCGGGGTTTTCACCTCCCTGTATCGACTCCATGGTTCCAGCTAATGTATCTTCAGCTGCTCCTACTCACCAAGAGAGAGATACTAGCATAAACCATCCTTTCGATGTAGTATTGGGAGATTCACAGCAAAGATTCATTGCGCGGATGCCTGTCTCCTATGGTGTTCCCTCTTCTGTCATGCAGCAATTTGGCGTCCGTCAAGCAGAAACTGCCGAGGTTTGGACTGTAGCTCCAGGTTTGCCATTCCACCCATTTCCTCCATTGCCTCCCTATGCCCGTAACACTGGAGACCCACCAACTGTGGCTGCTAAATGTGCATCATTGAGTGAACCTGCagaaaagtcggaacaagTTACCTGTAATAGTGTTACTCATCATTCTGGCCAAAAACATATGACCACACATAGTGTGGATCCACCAGAAATTAACATTTCATTTGCAAATGACCGGCCAGAATTTCAGCGAGAAGGGGGTTCTAGCTTgggaagaaaatattttagacaGCAAAAGTGGAATCCATCTAAATTAGTGCCTCCATGGGTGCGGATGAGAAACAGTTGGGGATACGGGGGGAACACAAGAAATGGTGTGCCTGGTGTATGTTCAGGAAATGGAGCAAATCAGTTTAGGAATTCATACAACTCGGAGGAGTTTAACTGGAGAGGAGAATTTTAA